One genomic segment of Oleidesulfovibrio alaskensis DSM 16109 includes these proteins:
- a CDS encoding TraR/DksA family transcriptional regulator, which produces MTDILDMAAEVERLQREAAIARARSGTLRSAGGPQIIDGIACCRECGEPIPAARLAAVAGVSLCVDCAGRQERHDVY; this is translated from the coding sequence ATGACAGATATTCTTGATATGGCAGCCGAGGTGGAACGTTTGCAGCGCGAGGCTGCCATAGCCCGTGCCCGCTCCGGGACATTACGTTCCGCCGGCGGACCGCAGATCATTGACGGCATAGCCTGCTGCCGGGAATGCGGTGAACCTATTCCGGCGGCACGACTGGCCGCCGTGGCCGGTGTTTCTTTGTGTGTGGACTGCGCCGGCCGGCAGGAGCGACATGATGTTTACTGA